One stretch of Mus pahari chromosome 5, PAHARI_EIJ_v1.1, whole genome shotgun sequence DNA includes these proteins:
- the Nabp1 gene encoding SOSS complex subunit B2 isoform X2 has translation MWKGCLTLYTGRGGELQKIGEFCMVYSEVPNFSEPNPDYRGQQNRGVQNEQKDKMSTSTFGPVGNGDQSGPESRGYHLPYGRSNGPGPISPQLPGAPSSQSVRTTISNARDPRRAFKR, from the exons ATGTGGAAAGGATGCCTGACACTTTATACTGGAAGAGGTGGTGAACTTCAAAAAATTGGAGA attttgtaTGGTGTATTCAGAAGTGCCAAATTTCAGTGAGCCAAACCCAGATTATAGAGGACAGCAGAATAGAGGG GTACAAAATGAACAGAAGGATAAAATGAGCACCAGTACATTCGGACCAGTGG GAAATGGTGATCAGTCTGGCCCTGAATCTAGGGGATATCATCTTCCATATGGCAGAAGCAATGGTCCGGGACCTATCAGTCCACAGCTACCAGGAGCACCTAGTAGTCAGTCAGTCAGGACCACAATAAGTAACGCCAGAGATCCTAGGAGAGCCTTTAAAAGATGA
- the Nabp1 gene encoding SOSS complex subunit B2 isoform X1: MHGVNDPPLFIKDIKAGLKNLNVVFIVLEIGRVTKTKDGHEVRSCKVADRTGSITISVWDEIGGLIQTGDIIRLTRGYASMWKGCLTLYTGRGGELQKIGEFCMVYSEVPNFSEPNPDYRGQQNRGVQNEQKDKMSTSTFGPVGNGDQSGPESRGYHLPYGRSNGPGPISPQLPGAPSSQSVRTTISNARDPRRAFKR; this comes from the exons ATGCACGGGGTCAACGACCCTCCACTTTTTATAAAAGACATTAAGGCCGGACTGAAAAACTTAAATGTCGTCTTTATTGTCCTGGAGATAG GACGAGTGACCAAAACCAAAGACGGCCATGAAGTGAGATCCTGCAAAGTAGCTGATAGAACGGGAAGCATCACTATTTCTGTGTGGGATGAAATCGGAGGGCTCATACAAACAGGGGATATTATTCGGTTGACCAGAGG GTATGCATCAATGTGGAAAGGATGCCTGACACTTTATACTGGAAGAGGTGGTGAACTTCAAAAAATTGGAGA attttgtaTGGTGTATTCAGAAGTGCCAAATTTCAGTGAGCCAAACCCAGATTATAGAGGACAGCAGAATAGAGGG GTACAAAATGAACAGAAGGATAAAATGAGCACCAGTACATTCGGACCAGTGG GAAATGGTGATCAGTCTGGCCCTGAATCTAGGGGATATCATCTTCCATATGGCAGAAGCAATGGTCCGGGACCTATCAGTCCACAGCTACCAGGAGCACCTAGTAGTCAGTCAGTCAGGACCACAATAAGTAACGCCAGAGATCCTAGGAGAGCCTTTAAAAGATGA